One window of Cygnus atratus isolate AKBS03 ecotype Queensland, Australia chromosome 29, CAtr_DNAZoo_HiC_assembly, whole genome shotgun sequence genomic DNA carries:
- the LOC118260164 gene encoding small nuclear ribonucleoprotein E-like, with the protein MAYRGQGQKVQKVMVQPINLIFRYLQNRPRIQVWLYEQVNMRVEGCIIGFDEYMNLVLDDAEEIHSKTKSRKQLGRIMLKGDNITLLQSVSN; encoded by the exons ATGGCGTACCGCGGGCAGGGCCAGAAGGTGCAGAAGGTGATGGTGCAGCCCATC AACCTCATCTTCCGCTACCTGCAGAAC AGGCCGAGGATCCAGGTGTGGCTTTACGAGCAAGTGAACATGCGGGTAGAAGGCTGCATCATC GGCTTTGACGAGTACATGAATTTGGTGCTGGACGACGCAGAGGAGATTCACTCTAAGACAAAATCAAGGAAACAGCTGG gtcGGATCATGTTAAAAGGGGACAACATCACTCTTCTACAGAGCGTTTCTAACTAG
- the LOC118260187 gene encoding small nuclear ribonucleoprotein E-like yields the protein MAYRGQGQKVQKVMVQPINLIFRYLQNRSRIQVWLYEQVNMRVEGCIIGFDEYMNLVLDDAEEIHSKTKSRKQLGRIMLKGDNITLLQSVSN from the exons ATGGCGTACCGCGGGCAGGGCCAGAAGGTGCAGAAGGTGATGGTGCAGCCCATC AACCTCATCTTCCGCTACCTGCAGAAC AGGTCGAGGATCCAGGTGTGGCTTTACGAGCAAGTGAACATGCGGGTAGAAGGCTGCATCATC GGCTTTGACGAGTACATGAATTTGGTGCTGGACGACGCAGAGGAGATTCACTCTAAGACAAAATCAAGGAAACAGCTGG gtcGGATCATGTTAAAAGGGGACAACATCACTCTTCTACAGAGCGTTTCTAACTAG
- the LOC118260186 gene encoding LOW QUALITY PROTEIN: zinc finger CCCH domain-containing protein 11A-like (The sequence of the model RefSeq protein was modified relative to this genomic sequence to represent the inferred CDS: deleted 1 base in 1 codon; substituted 1 base at 1 genomic stop codon), with protein MSKQGDDCYFYFYSTCTKGDNCSFRHCEAALGNETVCTLWQEGRCFRNVCRFRHMEIDKKRSEIPCYWENQPVGCQKANCAFHHTKGRYIDGVFLPPSKTTLPSPPESADDDLKVAQMSLQQNKLSVQSNPSPXLRGVMKVENSENVPSPTHPPVVINAADDDEDDDDQLSEEGEETKTPVQQPAEEGQNGLRMISTRKASATTAKQEDGPNFGIKTLEEIKWQKMKEKTKRHGEGPSRSSLPPVDSMIFPAPEKENVRTVVRTVTLSTEKGEEPVIRLDLAEKQGKRKASVADVSALPVKRSLAERLGKKVEVLGNADKAPKRGKAAKPKGEIHVKTLEEIRRERALQRRETQAKAQAEWHGKTEDPSAGARPAPAGHIKTFSEALAEKKNNRLVEEKKKAGEFHPKIKIQGEPKKQSVLTLSGPSKAQSKEPAGKVKPEGEVRVKTLEEIKREKALWMQQSGGNVPAPPAQPGPAPAGQKWLWNTKLTAPEKEEKKTVELNRPFPKLYSVPDVQPTQQSATRTKFQVKSIDERLWEKWQLREQEKLRKEAAAVPSTAGFFATVPLGKEAAQFQEQEAKC; from the exons ATGTCTAAACAAGGAGACGATTGCTacttctatttctattctaCCTGTACCAAG GGAGACAACTGTTCCTTCCGCCACTGCGAAGCTGCTCTGGGGAACGAGACGGTCTGCACGCTGTGGCAGGAGGGTCGTTGTTTCAGGAATGTCTGCCGATTCAGACACATGGAAATTGAT aaaaagcGCAGTGAGATTCCCTGCTACTGGGAGAACCAGCCAGTAGGCTGTCAGAAAGCCAACTGTGCTTTTCATCACACAAAGGGACGTTACATCGATGGAGTCTTCTTACCACCAAGCAAGA CTACACTGCCAAGTCCGCCTGAGTCCGCGGACGATGATTTGAAAGTGGCTCAGATGtcactgcagcaaaacaaactttCTGTCCAGTCCAATCCCTCTCCATAGCTACGG GGGGTGATGAAAGTGGAAAACTCTGAAAACGTCCCAAGCCCTACACACCCTCCAGTTGTAATCAATGCTGcagatgatgatgaagatgatgatg accAGCTttctgaggaaggagaagaaactaAAACTCCCGTCCAGCAACCAGCTGAGGAAGGCCAAAATGGATTACGGATGATTTCCACTCGGAAAGCCAGTGCTACTACTGCTAAACAAG aggacGGTCCgaattttggaataaaaacacttgaagaaatcaaatggcagaaaatgaaggaaaaaactaaGAGACACGGTG AAGGTCCTTCAagatcttctcttcctcccgtcgattctatgatttttcctGCTCCGGAAAAGGAGAATGTCCGGACAGTGGTGAGAACTGTGACACTGTCTACAGAGAAAG gGGAGGAACCTGTGATTCGACTAGATCTTgctgagaaacaaggaaaacGGAAAGCCTCCGTGG CTGATGTAAGCGCCCTTCCAGTGAAGCGCAGCCTTGCTgaaaggctggggaagaaggtggAGGTTCTGGGAAATGCTGACAAAGCACCGAAGAGAG GGAAGGCTGCTAAGCCAAAGGGAGAGATCCATGTGAAAACACTGGAGGAAATCCGTCGTGAGAGAGCTCTTCAGAGACGAGAAACTCAAGCCAAAGCCCAGGCTGAATGGCATGGTAAAACCGAAGATCCCAGCGCAGGGGCAAGACCCGCTCCTGCAGGTCACATCAAAACTTTCTCTGAAGCCttggctgaaaaaaagaataatcgCTTggtagaagagaagaaaaaagcaggagagtTCCATCCCAAGATAAAAATTCAGGGTGAGCCCAAGAAGCAGAGTGTGCTCACTCTGTCCGGGCCCAGCAAAGCGCAGTCGAAGGAGCCGGCAGGTAAAGTCAAGCCAGAAGGAGAAGTGCGTGTTAAAACCTTGGAAGAAATAAAGCGCGAGAAAGCTCTGTGGATGCAGCAGAGTGGAGGAAAtgtgccagctcccccagcacaaCCTGgacctgccccagcagggcagaaatGGTTATGGAACACAAAGCTAACAG cacctgaaaaagaagaaaagaagacagtGGAATTGAACCGGCCTTTTCCGAAACTTTACTCTGTACCTGATGTACAG cCCACTCAGCAGAGTGCAACTCGTACTAAATTTCAAGTGAAGAGCATCGACGAGAGACTGTGGGAGAAGTGGCAACTGAGAGAACAAGAGAAGCTTCGGAAGGAGGCAGCTGCCGTCCCATCTACTGCTGGCTTCTTTGCTACTGTACCACTAGGGAAAGAGGCAGCTCAATTTCAGGAACAGGAAGCTAAGTGTTGA